In Acidobacteriota bacterium, one genomic interval encodes:
- a CDS encoding DUF1501 domain-containing protein — MSRKEIQNLQNNAPVHYQNVNSGVDFSRREFFKLAGLGVTGFFLSQVTTPLEVVAQSSPTLINTAKNCIFIHLTGAPSHLDTFDLKEGAWMPKDFQPTTVSGIRWPVGLMPKMADQLNKVGIVRSMNAWALVHQLAQVWSEIGRNPASGLSKIAPNIGAVVAYEYESRRTSTQKLPGFIALNTNGALQQQGYFAPEFAPFVVTASATGLTNATHPEGEDLFKQRYAALQSMDASLRANPAPFGSGPSTMATTYNQAREMMYNPEVQKVFTFGSDDSQRYGNNGFGNSCVVARNILQSDSGAHFIQINFGNWDHHQNIYNTNGGIYTMARALDAGLANLLTDLATSTSKSGKSLLDETLVVVMGEFGRTPGALNNQAGRDHYMQMSALFAGGGVKGGTVIGKTDDTGAGTIEYGWSRDMLIRPEDVFSSIYSALGIDYTKVLTNDPFNRGFEYVPYAKDGGYAPIQELWF, encoded by the coding sequence ATGTCTCGCAAGGAAATTCAGAATCTTCAAAACAACGCACCGGTCCACTACCAGAACGTCAACTCCGGGGTTGATTTTAGCCGCCGGGAGTTTTTCAAACTGGCCGGACTTGGAGTTACCGGTTTTTTCCTCAGTCAGGTTACAACGCCGCTGGAAGTGGTCGCTCAGTCATCCCCAACGCTGATCAACACCGCGAAAAATTGCATCTTCATTCACTTGACAGGTGCTCCGAGCCATCTGGACACTTTTGACCTCAAAGAAGGCGCCTGGATGCCCAAGGATTTTCAGCCAACGACGGTGAGTGGAATCCGCTGGCCGGTTGGATTGATGCCAAAAATGGCCGATCAACTCAACAAAGTTGGGATTGTGCGGTCAATGAATGCCTGGGCACTGGTTCACCAACTGGCACAAGTGTGGTCCGAAATTGGACGCAATCCAGCGAGCGGCCTGTCCAAGATTGCGCCAAATATCGGTGCCGTGGTGGCTTACGAATATGAAAGCCGCCGAACCTCAACCCAGAAACTCCCAGGATTCATTGCGCTCAACACCAATGGGGCACTCCAGCAGCAAGGCTATTTCGCACCGGAATTTGCACCGTTTGTGGTGACAGCAAGCGCCACCGGGCTCACCAATGCCACCCATCCGGAAGGCGAAGACCTGTTTAAACAACGGTATGCGGCGCTTCAATCAATGGATGCCTCATTGCGGGCGAACCCGGCGCCGTTTGGCTCGGGCCCGAGCACGATGGCAACAACGTACAATCAGGCTCGGGAAATGATGTATAACCCCGAAGTCCAGAAGGTCTTCACCTTCGGATCTGATGACTCGCAACGCTATGGAAACAATGGGTTTGGTAATTCCTGTGTCGTCGCGCGAAATATTTTGCAATCCGACAGCGGCGCCCATTTTATTCAAATCAACTTTGGAAACTGGGACCATCACCAGAATATCTACAACACCAACGGCGGCATTTACACCATGGCTCGCGCCCTGGATGCCGGCCTGGCCAACCTGCTGACCGACCTGGCCACCAGCACCAGCAAGAGCGGAAAGTCCCTCCTGGATGAAACACTGGTGGTGGTGATGGGTGAATTTGGGCGAACCCCAGGCGCACTCAACAATCAGGCCGGTCGTGACCACTATATGCAAATGTCGGCACTGTTTGCCGGTGGTGGCGTGAAGGGCGGAACGGTGATCGGAAAGACTGATGACACGGGTGCTGGGACCATCGAATATGGCTGGTCACGGGATATGTTGATTCGGCCTGAAGATGTGTTCTCGTCCATCTACTCAGCCCTGGGCATTGATTACACCAAGGTATTGACCAACGATCCGTTCAACCGTGGGTTTGAGTACGTCCCCTATGCCAAGGATGGCGGATACGCCCCCATTCAGGAACTCTGGTTTTAA